One genomic segment of Methanothermobacter wolfeii includes these proteins:
- a CDS encoding MTH1187 family thiamine-binding protein — MITAEITIIPLGTGSTSLSSYVAAAVGALEDLDVKYEISGMGTLVEAEDLDELLEAVKAAHEAVLEAGSERVYTTIRIDDRRDADRGLKDKVESVKRKI, encoded by the coding sequence ATGATAACGGCTGAAATCACCATAATACCCCTGGGTACAGGTAGCACCTCCCTCAGCAGCTACGTGGCTGCGGCGGTGGGTGCCCTTGAGGACCTTGATGTCAAGTATGAGATCTCAGGTATGGGCACCCTGGTTGAAGCTGAAGACCTGGATGAGCTCCTTGAGGCTGTGAAGGCTGCCCATGAGGCTGTCCTTGAAGCCGGCTCAGAGAGGGTCTACACAACCATCAGGATAGATGACCGGAGGGATGCTGATAGGGGCCTTAAGGACAAGGTGGAGTCCGTTAAAAGGAAAATTTAA
- a CDS encoding TIGR00269 family protein produces the protein MDHEEFNRRLTARIRDLIESFRLIDEGEHIAVALSGGKDSVLTLHVLADLREELEFELTAITVDEGISGYREHGLEAARENARLKKVELIEKSFMDEFGFGLDDVADGFRSPCIPCGVFRRWILNRTAHELGASRIATGHNMDDEIQSFTMSLVRGDVRKFSKFGPSLQRIHPAMVPRIKPLWNTPEREVGIWAVMNQVPVHLEECPYSHLSMRSGIKGFLNRMESDNPGIKKRIMESFRRTFRQVEEHGRIRECIRCGEPSSADLCKACELLEDLG, from the coding sequence ATGGACCATGAAGAATTCAACAGGAGACTCACAGCCCGCATCAGGGACCTGATAGAGTCCTTCAGACTGATAGATGAGGGTGAACATATAGCAGTGGCCCTTTCAGGTGGAAAGGACAGTGTGCTCACACTCCATGTCCTTGCAGATCTTCGTGAAGAACTTGAATTTGAATTAACAGCAATAACGGTCGATGAGGGTATCTCAGGTTACAGGGAGCACGGCCTTGAGGCTGCAAGGGAGAACGCCAGGCTTAAAAAGGTTGAACTCATAGAGAAATCCTTCATGGACGAATTCGGCTTCGGGCTTGATGATGTGGCCGATGGATTCAGGAGCCCCTGCATACCCTGCGGGGTCTTCAGGAGGTGGATACTTAACAGGACAGCCCATGAACTCGGTGCTTCAAGGATAGCCACCGGCCACAACATGGATGATGAGATACAGTCCTTTACCATGAGCCTTGTAAGGGGGGATGTGCGTAAATTTTCAAAGTTCGGCCCATCACTCCAGCGGATACACCCGGCCATGGTCCCCCGCATAAAGCCTCTCTGGAACACCCCCGAGAGGGAGGTGGGGATCTGGGCTGTCATGAATCAGGTGCCCGTGCACCTGGAGGAGTGCCCCTACTCCCACCTGTCAATGAGGTCCGGGATAAAGGGCTTCCTTAACAGGATGGAGTCAGATAACCCAGGGATCAAGAAAAGGATAATGGAATCCTTCAGGAGAACCTTCAGGCAGGTGGAGGAACATGGAAGAATCA
- a CDS encoding DUF4013 domain-containing protein, with the protein MDIGEIVNDAIRYPSSDWKKVIILGLLFLISFLIIPIFLATGYGFRALKASIAGFDELPEFDEWGEMFVDGLKVFVVQIVYMIVPMIIIIAGVFGSLSMVSPDTGMITNPTAFTGLLGGTMIIGVILAIILGLIETIAIAHMAYNDSELGAAFRFGEILDVISQIGWVDYIIWYIVVGIIAAVIGFVGSFISAIPVIGAIIVVLIITPYIVLFWNRALALRYAYE; encoded by the coding sequence TTGGATATAGGAGAAATTGTGAATGATGCCATAAGGTATCCCTCCAGTGACTGGAAGAAGGTGATAATACTTGGCCTTCTCTTTTTGATCAGTTTTCTGATAATACCCATCTTCCTGGCCACTGGTTACGGGTTCAGGGCCCTTAAGGCATCAATAGCAGGTTTTGATGAGCTCCCTGAATTCGATGAATGGGGAGAGATGTTTGTTGATGGACTCAAGGTATTCGTTGTGCAGATAGTCTACATGATTGTGCCAATGATAATAATAATTGCGGGTGTATTCGGTTCCCTTTCAATGGTATCACCGGACACCGGAATGATAACAAATCCCACAGCCTTCACAGGCCTCCTTGGCGGTACAATGATAATAGGCGTCATACTTGCAATAATCCTTGGTCTTATAGAAACAATTGCAATTGCCCACATGGCCTACAATGACAGCGAACTTGGAGCAGCCTTCAGGTTCGGTGAAATCCTTGACGTCATATCCCAGATCGGATGGGTTGACTACATCATATGGTACATCGTTGTCGGGATAATAGCCGCTGTCATCGGATTCGTTGGAAGCTTTATCAGCGCCATCCCGGTTATAGGTGCAATCATAGTGGTCCTCATAATAACTCCGTACATTGTACTGTTCTGGAACCGGGCCCTTGCACTCAGATACGCCTACGAATAA
- a CDS encoding tRNA (guanine(10)-N(2))-dimethyltransferase, with amino-acid sequence MITVNEGSVKIQVPDFSRVSSKAPVFYNPDMEFNRDVSVLALQVFQRMVDRAIKVADTFAGSGIRAIRYLKEVDGVAEAWANDINPLAVECIERNSRMNSVSPLVSREDAGVFLRSNQGVFDFIDVDPFGTPAPFMDSAAAAIRNRSMIGVTATDTSGLCGTYVKPCLRKYSSRPLKTEYCHEIGVRILAGFTAMNLARYRKGSEFLLSHSTKHYMRLYVMVRRGARRADESLKNIGFILHCFSCLFHGHVNGFTPINMKCPSCGRELDVAGPLWVGDIQDAGFIGSMIEEAENKKLNQKEKVLRLLQTCIREAGMPPGFYDVHELCSSMGVSAPPIDSVMDHLRGDGFRVSRTHFKPTGIKTDADLGAVKDAIKGSLI; translated from the coding sequence ATGATAACGGTAAATGAGGGTTCAGTGAAAATACAGGTCCCTGATTTCAGCAGGGTTTCATCGAAGGCCCCGGTATTCTATAACCCTGACATGGAATTTAACCGGGACGTTTCTGTCCTTGCACTGCAGGTATTCCAGAGGATGGTGGACAGGGCGATAAAGGTTGCAGACACCTTTGCAGGGAGCGGTATAAGGGCCATAAGGTACCTGAAGGAGGTTGACGGTGTTGCAGAGGCTTGGGCCAATGACATAAACCCCCTTGCAGTTGAATGTATAGAGAGGAACTCCAGGATGAACTCCGTGTCACCCCTTGTGAGCCGGGAGGATGCCGGCGTATTTTTAAGGAGTAACCAGGGGGTCTTTGATTTTATTGATGTTGATCCCTTCGGGACCCCCGCACCCTTCATGGACTCTGCGGCAGCAGCCATAAGGAACCGTTCAATGATAGGTGTTACCGCAACAGACACATCAGGCCTCTGCGGGACCTATGTTAAGCCCTGCCTCAGGAAGTACTCTTCAAGGCCCCTTAAGACAGAGTACTGTCATGAGATAGGTGTGCGTATACTTGCAGGGTTTACTGCCATGAACCTTGCAAGGTACCGGAAGGGTTCGGAGTTCCTCCTTTCACACAGCACCAAGCACTACATGCGCCTGTACGTCATGGTGCGTAGGGGTGCCAGGAGGGCTGATGAGTCGCTTAAAAACATCGGTTTCATCCTGCACTGTTTCAGCTGCCTCTTCCATGGACACGTTAATGGCTTCACCCCCATTAACATGAAGTGCCCATCCTGTGGCCGGGAACTTGATGTTGCAGGGCCCCTGTGGGTTGGTGATATCCAGGACGCCGGCTTCATAGGTTCCATGATAGAGGAGGCTGAGAATAAGAAGCTGAATCAGAAAGAGAAGGTCCTCAGGTTGCTGCAGACATGTATCAGGGAGGCGGGGATGCCCCCTGGATTCTATGATGTCCATGAACTCTGCAGCAGTATGGGTGTCAGCGCGCCCCCCATCGACTCAGTGATGGACCACCTTAGGGGTGACGGTTTCAGGGTTTCAAGGACCCACTTCAAACCCACCGGTATAAAGACGGATGCTGATCTGGGGGCTGTGAAGGATGCCATAAAGGGCTCCCTAATCTAA
- a CDS encoding DegT/DnrJ/EryC1/StrS family aminotransferase, with protein MIPVATPVIDEEEIEEVVKVLRSGFIAQGPRVAEFEEKFASYTGTEYAVATSSGTTALHLALLAAGVGKGDEVITTPFSFAATANAALYVGAEPVFADIDPLTYNIDPEGIEELITPRTRAIIPVHLYGQPADMDPIMDIASEHDLMVIEDAAQAHGAEYRGRKVGSMGDAACFSFYPTKNITTGEGGIITTDNEEIAEMASVLRAHGETERYRHTYLGYNFRMTDIAAAIGIAQLAKLDEFNRRRAENAAYLTENLRDIDGLETPFVADGVGHVFHQYTLRVPDVRDELMEFLNGEGVGTGIHYPMPIYMQELYRRLGFKAECPVSERAASEVLSIPVHPALTSDDLEMITGTIRAFFER; from the coding sequence ATGATACCGGTCGCTACTCCAGTAATCGATGAAGAGGAAATAGAGGAAGTTGTAAAGGTGCTCAGATCAGGTTTCATCGCCCAGGGACCAAGGGTGGCTGAATTTGAGGAGAAATTCGCATCATACACGGGTACAGAGTATGCTGTTGCAACCAGTTCAGGTACAACAGCCCTCCACCTGGCCCTCCTTGCAGCGGGTGTGGGGAAGGGGGATGAGGTTATAACAACACCCTTCAGCTTCGCGGCAACAGCAAACGCAGCACTCTACGTGGGTGCGGAGCCGGTCTTTGCAGACATAGACCCCCTCACCTACAACATTGACCCTGAGGGGATAGAGGAACTGATAACCCCAAGGACCAGGGCCATAATCCCGGTCCACCTCTATGGCCAGCCCGCTGACATGGACCCCATCATGGATATAGCCTCAGAACATGACCTCATGGTCATTGAGGACGCTGCACAGGCCCATGGTGCCGAGTACCGTGGGAGGAAGGTGGGTTCAATGGGTGATGCGGCCTGCTTCAGCTTCTACCCCACCAAGAACATCACAACAGGCGAGGGAGGTATTATAACTACAGATAACGAGGAAATTGCAGAGATGGCCTCTGTTTTAAGGGCTCATGGTGAAACAGAACGATACAGACACACCTACCTGGGCTACAACTTCAGGATGACCGATATAGCCGCTGCAATAGGGATAGCGCAGCTTGCAAAGCTTGATGAGTTCAACAGGAGGAGGGCTGAGAACGCAGCATACCTTACAGAGAACCTCAGGGATATTGATGGTCTTGAAACACCCTTCGTTGCAGATGGTGTAGGGCACGTCTTCCACCAGTACACCCTGAGGGTCCCGGATGTGAGGGATGAACTCATGGAGTTCCTCAATGGGGAAGGTGTTGGCACCGGCATACATTACCCGATGCCCATATACATGCAGGAACTCTACAGGAGGCTGGGCTTCAAGGCAGAGTGTCCAGTGAGTGAAAGGGCAGCATCCGAGGTTCTCTCAATCCCTGTGCATCCAGCCCTCACATCAGATGACCTTGAAATGATTACAGGCACCATCAGGGCATTCTTTGAGCGGTAA
- a CDS encoding CPBP family intramembrane glutamic endopeptidase, translating into MYRFLDSVHRGRNELWRYAFTVFLSFIVSNLGAGFIAAIFIAAAVILSRGVLSPEIISGGFSGPILLLLVAVSFSASLFFLYVGVRFIHKREFISAVNARGYLDWRRILRGALVWLLIVGVVDAVSMILDPSGFRFSFNPSSFGWLLLLALIAFPVQASFEEIFFRGYLMQGMWSVIRKPVPLIILNSAIFAVMHWWNGTSITMSLSIVISTFIIGVALAVTALADDGLELAMGVHIANNLYVSVIHSSPDSGLGDLPSIIISPTDPYSSPVFLIIASLVMILILFRGRYDDVLRIFRDHY; encoded by the coding sequence ATGTATCGGTTCCTGGACAGCGTCCACAGGGGGAGGAATGAGCTCTGGAGGTATGCCTTCACGGTGTTCCTGAGCTTCATAGTATCAAACCTGGGGGCGGGCTTTATAGCCGCAATCTTCATAGCAGCAGCTGTCATCTTAAGCAGGGGAGTCCTGAGTCCCGAGATAATTTCAGGGGGATTTTCAGGGCCCATCCTCCTGCTCCTTGTTGCCGTTAGTTTTTCGGCTTCGCTCTTTTTCCTCTACGTTGGTGTGAGGTTTATCCATAAACGTGAATTCATATCTGCGGTGAATGCAAGGGGCTACCTTGACTGGAGGAGGATCCTCAGGGGCGCCCTGGTATGGCTTCTTATTGTTGGTGTCGTTGATGCTGTTTCAATGATCCTTGACCCTTCAGGTTTCAGGTTCAGCTTCAACCCATCATCCTTCGGGTGGCTCCTCCTCCTTGCACTCATAGCCTTCCCGGTCCAAGCGTCCTTTGAGGAGATATTCTTCAGGGGTTACCTAATGCAGGGGATGTGGTCCGTCATAAGAAAACCTGTCCCCCTCATAATCCTTAATTCAGCCATATTCGCTGTTATGCACTGGTGGAACGGGACAAGCATCACCATGAGCCTGTCAATCGTCATAAGCACCTTCATAATAGGCGTTGCACTTGCGGTAACAGCCCTTGCAGATGATGGACTGGAACTTGCCATGGGGGTGCATATTGCAAACAACCTCTATGTGAGCGTGATACACAGCTCACCAGACAGCGGCCTCGGGGACCTTCCATCCATCATAATAAGCCCAACCGACCCCTACTCATCACCGGTCTTCCTTATAATCGCTTCACTGGTCATGATCCTCATACTATTCAGGGGGAGATATGATGATGTGTTGAGGATCTTCAGGGACCATTACTGA